The Oncorhynchus kisutch isolate 150728-3 linkage group LG10, Okis_V2, whole genome shotgun sequence region GATGAATTGGTGCTGCCAGCAATAGACAAACGTAAAGACACATTTACAGCCTATACAATATACAGTAAACATAAAACATATTTATTAGCTTCTGTCTTCTTAAGATACTTGAGAGTAACATTTTATTATGGAAAGTAAAATGCCTATTTCACTTCAGTTGACGAGACATCTGATACAGATCGAACGTAGCTTTGCAATGGTTGTTAGGAGGACCTTTGAAATAGAAAAGGAGAGCTGGACACTCTAACTCAGACTCAATAATTTAATAACCtaatattgtcacgttctgacctttatttcttttgtcattatttagtatggtcagggcgtgagttggggtgggcagtctatgtttgtttttctatgatttggggatttctatgtttcggcctagtatggttagttgtctctgattgagaatcatacttaggtagcctgggttgcactgtttgtttgtgggtgattgtttgttTCAGCGCAGTTCGcattagcgtcacggttgttatttcgtttattgtttttgtatagggttttagtgttcagtgttttctttattaaaattaatgatgaaacataccacgccgcattttggtcctccgatccatctcgcctctcctcttcagatgaagaggacgaccgtgacaaatATCCAACCTTTCCGACCGACAAACTGTCTTCATCAGCGTATACCGTCAGGAGCACCTTAACACAGATGGATATATTAATCTCTGACCGTACCTCATTGAAAAGGTGCCACTCGGCcttactgcagcgccagctgtgccatcagagactctgggttcgcgcccaggctctgtcgtaaccggcagcgaccgggaggtccatggggcgacgcagaattggcctagcgtcgtccagtaACCACTGGACCATAGGACTGCTGAGTATTGTAAGTATTAGTATTGACTGTTCATCATTGTTGTCTGTTGTGACTCCTAGCTGGGTCAGATGGAGAAGGCCAACTCTTGCATGAAGCAGCTGAAGAGGCAGCttgaggaggctgaggaggaggcCACACGTGCCAACGCCTACCACAGGAAGCTGCAGAGGGAGCTGGATGATGCCACTGAGGCCAGCGAGGGTCTCAGACGTGAGGTCAACACACTCATCAACACACTCAAGAGCCGCCTCAGGTATttagagccccccccccacacacacacacacacacaaacagttgtGTATATTGGCCAAATTGATGGTCCTCGTTACTaatacctctccacctctcctggCCCCCTCTGTCCCCTGCAGGCGTGGAGGCCCCATCAGTTTCTCCTCCAGCCGCTCAGGCAGGCGTCAGCTGCAGGTGGAGGGAACATCGCTCGACCTCCTATCTGACAATGAGGTGGAAAACAAGACCACGGACGCCAATGCCAACGAGACGCCAGCAGCTCCCCAACCAGAGTAGACGCGCTCCCTCCAGCCCACACGCAGCATGGCCTCTGCCCCCACAAACCTtacccctgtcctcctaaccccaGACACCAGCAGTGGACCCCACTACTCTGCCTTACCCTTCTATGGCAAGCTGCAGGGCCAAGCAAATCCATCATCTCCTCTATATGAATATACCGCACATCCAGCCTTGGATTCATTTTTAACATCAATTGCAGATAAAAGTGCATTTAAATTGCATAGGCATCTGAGTGTGCATAGGCACTCGAAAACAAGTAGCAGGAGTTTACCATAATTATGTTAAGCTACTTCCCTGGAACAGCCATTAGAATCAAACAGCCCTCTTGCTAGAATTAACCTCTGTCATTTCAGCTGGTTTACTGACACACAGGTGGACGACTCACACAAGTCGGTAAAAACATGTCTTTCATGATTGTACAGTATTGGACCAGGAAATGTAAAACAAAGCACAGCATAAGCGAGGGAATTATTTTTAATTGGTAGCCTAAATGATGATCCCACGAAATGTTTTCATCAAAACCACCACTGTCATAGAGATACTGCAATCCACTTAGTTTAGTATATAAATAACTGTGAATAACTCTTTGGTAGCAGGTTTGTAGTAAATTAGATTGTACCATGCCATGTTGCCTCAGCATTCCCCCTATATATATGACCAGCAAAAGACCCTGTTAACTTTACCAATATAACCTTGTCCAATAACCCaccattttatatttgacatatcAATCTACTTTAAGTGGTGTACGATAATGTGTGGAATTAGGTTTGTCAAACTTGGAACAAAGGCCCTTTTTTTAGAAAGACAGCCCAAATGTGTGCttgactgtcacaccctgaccatagtttgctttgtatgtttgtatgttttgtgtgatctgagtgggcattctatgttggatgtcttgtctgtttctgtgtttgggcctgatatggttctcaatcagaggcaggtgttagtcattctctctgattgggaaccatatttagggagcctgtttggtttttttattttatttttttatttgatttcacctttatttaaccaggtaggctagttgagaacaatttctcatttgcaactgcgacctggccaagataaagcatagcagtgtgaacagacaacacagagttacacatg contains the following coding sequences:
- the LOC116375903 gene encoding myosin heavy chain, embryonic smooth muscle isoform-like, whose amino-acid sequence is MEKANSCMKQLKRQLEEAEEEATRANAYHRKLQRELDDATEASEGLRREVNTLINTLKSRLRRGGPISFSSSRSGRRQLQVEGTSLDLLSDNEVENKTTDANANETPAAPQPE